The following is a genomic window from Desulfobacterales bacterium.
AATCCTCGATATTATAAAAAAAGAGAACCTGACGGTTAAATATATTATCAATACCCATGGCCATTTTGATCACGTCAGCGGCAACCGCAAGTTGAAAGAAGCGACAGATGCCCGGTTGATGATTCATTCCCGGGATGTTCCCCTGCTCAGCACCGTTGCATCCAGCGCCGGCGTCTGGGGTCTGAAAGGCGAGGATTCCCCGCCACCGGATCAGACGCTGGATGATGGAGATACGGTATCTTTCGGTGAAATTACATTGAATGTGATTCATACTCCGGGTCACAGCCCCGGGGGCATCTCCCTGTATACGGATAAATGCGTGTTTGTCGGTGATACCCTTTTTGCCGGCTCGATGGGGCGGACGGATTTTCCGGGAGGAAATTTTAATACGCTGATTTCCAGCATTCAGAAAAAATTGTTTGTTCTGGGGGATGATGTGCGCGTATTGCCCGGGCATGGCCCTGAAACGACGATTAAAAGGGAAAAACAGTTTAACCCGTTTTGTGGTGAAGGCCGATAAGGGACGGGATGTTATTGACCCATATCCGTATTGTCAAGAAACCACCCCGGCTGATTGATCTCTGACCGTTTTTGTCTTGACGGGACAATTGATTTCGTATTCGATTCCCTGATGCTTCAGGATGTCATAGTAGAGCATGATGCGATCGACATACATGATGGGTTCTGTTCCTCTGCAATAACCGTATCGCGTCTGTTTATAATATTTACGATGTCTGAGCAGAGGCAGAACCTGCTTGAGGGATGACCAGCTATCCGGATCAAGGCCTATTTCCTGCGCAAGGCTCTGGGCATCCTGAATGTGACCCAGTCCGACATTGTATGCGGCAAAAGCAATCATCAGGCGGTCTCTTCTTTCCGACTGGTCGAAATAATCGTAGAGTTTTTTCAGATGCGTGACTCCGGCATGAATATTCTGGACAGGATCATAGATATCGGTGACATGATAGCTGTCAGCGGTTGATTGGGTCAGCTGCATAAGTCCGTATGCGCCAGCGTGACTTTTGGCCAGCGGATCGAGGTGAGATTCCTGGTAGATCTGGGCGGCGATGAGTCGCCAGTCAAAGTTCTGCATGCCGGCCGCCTTCTGAATGATGTTCTGATATGTGGGCAGTCTGCTTTTGAGACGGTTGTGGTATATTTGAACATCCACATAATCAAAGTCATCCAGATTCGCATAATACCGGTTGTAAATTTTTGAAAACGTGCCATCATCCCTGATGGTTTGAAAGAAAGAATTGATTTTCTCCAGAAGGCCCTTGGCCTCCGGGTGAACGGCCCATCCCAGATATTCCTCACCATTTAAAGGCCCTGCAACGACGGCCTGGGGATAATAGCGCTGGTTGAGCAGAGCAATGTTGCTGTTCGCCACCGTAACCTCAATTTCCCTGTCTGCAACCTGTCGGATGAATTCCTCGGGTGACAGGTCATCATAAAGTGCTATGGTTAAATCAATTCCCTGCTTTTTGAGTTCTGTCAGCTTGTTCTGATAAGCCGTTCCTTTCCGTATATGAACCGTTTTGCCGTTCAGCTGCTCAGGGGAGTCGATATCCGTCTGGTTTCGATGAACGATTATTTGCTGCTGTATCGGCATGTAACCATCTGAAAAGGCAACCTGCCGCAGTCTGCCTGGAGAGATGGTCATGCTTGCGGCAATAAGATCACCTTTCCCATCGAGTAAATCCGGAATCATTTTTTCCCAGTTTTCAGCAACGGAGATGTTCAGCCGAACGCCAAGATAATCCGCAAACGCTCTGGCAAGATCATATTCAAAGCCCATTTCCTGCCCGCGGTACTGATAATAGCAGTTGGCATTATTTCTTGTAATTACGGTGAGTTCTTTTTTTCCCAGAATGGAAACCAGTGACGCCTGATCATCAATTGTCTGTTTATTGATCTGCATCATCTGCAGGGAGGCGACCAGTATCAACACCGCTGAAATCGATATGAAGAATAAAATTATTTTACTTGCGATATTCATAAATGATCCAATTCGAAAATCGATATACATATGGGGGGAGGTGCCGTTGTATTTGTTGACCGGTTTTATTTATAATGTATTTTCGTATGGAAAACAATGTCAAGTATCTCAGATTGAAATCTGGG
Proteins encoded in this region:
- a CDS encoding MBL fold metallo-hydrolase produces the protein MIIRALEVGPLMVNCYIVGCEKTKLAAVIDPGGDVRKILDIIKKENLTVKYIINTHGHFDHVSGNRKLKEATDARLMIHSRDVPLLSTVASSAGVWGLKGEDSPPPDQTLDDGDTVSFGEITLNVIHTPGHSPGGISLYTDKCVFVGDTLFAGSMGRTDFPGGNFNTLISSIQKKLFVLGDDVRVLPGHGPETTIKREKQFNPFCGEGR
- the mltF gene encoding membrane-bound lytic murein transglycosylase MltF, encoding MNIASKIILFFISISAVLILVASLQMMQINKQTIDDQASLVSILGKKELTVITRNNANCYYQYRGQEMGFEYDLARAFADYLGVRLNISVAENWEKMIPDLLDGKGDLIAASMTISPGRLRQVAFSDGYMPIQQQIIVHRNQTDIDSPEQLNGKTVHIRKGTAYQNKLTELKKQGIDLTIALYDDLSPEEFIRQVADREIEVTVANSNIALLNQRYYPQAVVAGPLNGEEYLGWAVHPEAKGLLEKINSFFQTIRDDGTFSKIYNRYYANLDDFDYVDVQIYHNRLKSRLPTYQNIIQKAAGMQNFDWRLIAAQIYQESHLDPLAKSHAGAYGLMQLTQSTADSYHVTDIYDPVQNIHAGVTHLKKLYDYFDQSERRDRLMIAFAAYNVGLGHIQDAQSLAQEIGLDPDSWSSLKQVLPLLRHRKYYKQTRYGYCRGTEPIMYVDRIMLYYDILKHQGIEYEINCPVKTKTVRDQSAGVVS